The following are encoded in a window of Corynebacterium marinum DSM 44953 genomic DNA:
- the recF gene encoding DNA replication/repair protein RecF (All proteins in this family for which functions are known are DNA-binding proteins that assist the filamentation of RecA onto DNA for the initiation of recombination or recombinational repair.), with protein sequence MYIRTLDLRDFRSWPQLTLELEPGITLFLGRNGFGKTNIIEAVGYIAHLSSHRVSHDAPLVRAGAVNARITATAVNQGRELTAHLLIKPHAANQAQINRTRLSSPREVLGVVRSVLFAPEDLALVKGEPAERRRYLDDIIATRSTRLAGVKADYDKVLRQRNALLKTAGAALRRGYRDSDGASALATLDVWDGQLAALGSQVTAARLNLVDELGDLIAEGYAGLAPESRPAQVGYRSTVASESRDPQVLEAEMLAELGRGRQREIERGMSLVGPHRDDLALKLGGQPAKGFASHGETWSYAISLRLAEFRLLRRDGSDPVLILDDVFSELDAGRREQLVRLAAEAEQVLITAAVAGDLPDNLGELSHAPLRRFTVGVRDTGEGRVSVLEPDDE encoded by the coding sequence ATCTACATCAGGACGCTTGATCTGCGGGATTTCCGCAGCTGGCCGCAGCTGACCCTGGAGCTCGAGCCGGGGATCACACTGTTTCTCGGCCGCAACGGCTTCGGCAAGACCAACATCATCGAGGCCGTGGGCTACATCGCGCACCTGTCCTCGCACCGCGTCTCCCACGACGCCCCGCTGGTGCGGGCGGGGGCGGTAAACGCGCGGATCACCGCGACCGCGGTCAACCAGGGCCGGGAGTTGACTGCCCACCTGCTGATCAAACCGCACGCCGCGAATCAGGCGCAGATCAACCGGACCCGGCTGAGCTCACCGCGGGAGGTGCTGGGGGTGGTGCGTTCCGTGTTGTTCGCGCCGGAGGACCTGGCGCTGGTCAAGGGGGAGCCGGCGGAGCGCCGCCGCTATCTCGACGACATCATCGCCACGCGCAGTACCCGCCTGGCCGGGGTGAAGGCGGACTACGACAAGGTGCTGCGCCAACGCAACGCGCTGCTCAAGACGGCGGGCGCTGCGCTGCGCCGCGGTTACCGGGACTCCGACGGGGCGAGCGCGCTGGCCACCCTCGATGTGTGGGACGGGCAGCTGGCCGCCCTGGGTTCTCAGGTGACCGCCGCGCGGCTGAACCTCGTCGACGAGCTGGGCGACCTGATCGCGGAGGGTTACGCGGGTCTGGCGCCGGAGTCGCGGCCGGCGCAGGTGGGTTACCGGTCGACGGTGGCGTCGGAAAGCAGGGACCCGCAGGTCCTCGAGGCGGAGATGCTCGCGGAGCTCGGCCGGGGCCGCCAGCGGGAGATCGAGCGCGGGATGTCGCTGGTGGGGCCGCACCGCGATGATCTGGCGCTGAAGCTGGGCGGGCAGCCGGCGAAGGGATTCGCGTCGCACGGCGAGACCTGGTCTTACGCGATCTCGCTGCGCCTGGCGGAGTTCCGGCTGCTGCGCCGCGACGGTTCGGATCCGGTGCTCATCCTCGACGACGTGTTCTCGGAGCTGGACGCGGGCCGCCGCGAGCAGCTGGTCAGGCTGGCGGCGGAGGCCGAGCAGGTGCTCATCACCGCCGCGGTGGCCGGGGATCTGCCGGATAATCTCGGCGAGCTGTCCCATGCCCCGCTCCGGCGTTTCACCGTCGGCGTCCGGGACACCGGGGAGGGCCGCGTCAGCGTGCTGGAGCCCGACGATGAGTGA
- a CDS encoding DciA family protein, translating to MSEQPDPVKAAFDAMQQAAKRRGATPLPPRKPAAKKTLPPRIGRPTGRDGRRRRRPLEVDSLGSVLGTEISRRGWEKEIAGGWVTGHWDELVGEKIAQHTAVEMIKDKKLFITCDSTAWATNLRMMQRQILQVIAEKVGPNIIVELKIFGPKTPSWRKGPLHVKGRGPRDTFG from the coding sequence ATGAGTGAGCAGCCGGACCCGGTCAAAGCCGCGTTCGATGCGATGCAGCAGGCGGCGAAGCGGCGGGGCGCCACCCCGCTGCCGCCGCGCAAACCCGCCGCCAAGAAGACCCTGCCGCCGCGGATCGGCCGGCCCACCGGCCGCGACGGCCGACGAAGGCGGCGCCCGCTGGAGGTGGATTCCCTGGGTTCGGTGCTGGGCACGGAGATCTCCCGGCGGGGCTGGGAGAAGGAAATCGCCGGCGGCTGGGTGACTGGGCACTGGGACGAATTGGTGGGGGAGAAGATCGCCCAGCACACGGCGGTGGAGATGATCAAGGACAAGAAACTGTTCATCACCTGCGATTCCACTGCCTGGGCCACGAACCTGCGGATGATGCAGAGGCAGATTCTGCAGGTCATCGCGGAAAAGGTGGGCCCGAACATCATCGTGGAACTGAAGATCTTCGGGCCGAAGACGCCGAGCTGGCGCAAGGGGCCGCTGCATGTCAAGGGCCGCGGGCCGCGCGACACCTTCGGATGA
- the gyrB gene encoding DNA topoisomerase (ATP-hydrolyzing) subunit B, whose amino-acid sequence MANAENNYGASSITILEGLEAVRKRPGMYIGSTGPRGLHHLVWEVVDNSVDEAMAGHATKVEVTLLADGSVQVLDDGRGIPVEMHPSGAPTVQVVMTQLHAGGKFDSDSYAVSGGLHGVGISVVNALSTRVEADIKRDGKHWIQNFNNSVPEELVEGGNARGTGTTIRFWPDAEIFETVSFDYDTISRRLQEMAFLNKGLTITLKDERVSDTELELEALAEAGDTAPSIDGSSFDDSDIEEAEAPAGEAPKPPKKREKKVVYHYPDGLVDYVNHLNKGKTPIHPSIVGFDTKGADHEVEIAMQWNSGYKESVHTFANTINTHEGGTHEEGFRSALTSLMNKYALAHKLVKEKDPKLTGEDCREGLAAVVSVRVAEPQFEGQTKTKLGNTEIRSYVQRMVNEHVAFWFDANPAEAKAIVNKAVSSSQARVAARKARELVRRKSATDLGGLPGKLADCRSKDPVASELYIVEGDSAGGSAKAGRDSMYQAILPLRGKILNVEKARLDRVLKNAEVQAIITALGTGINEEFDISKLRYHKIVLMADADVDGQHIATLLLTLLFRFMPDLIAEGHVFLANPPLYKLKWSKGEPGFAFSDPERDKLIAEGLAAGRKINTNDGIQRYKGLGEMNPNELWETTLDPTERILRRVDLEDAQRADELFSILMGDDVAARRSFITRKAKDVRFLDV is encoded by the coding sequence GTGGCAAACGCTGAAAACAATTACGGCGCGTCATCGATCACGATCCTCGAGGGCCTCGAAGCTGTCCGGAAGCGTCCGGGCATGTACATCGGTTCGACCGGCCCCCGTGGTCTGCACCACCTGGTGTGGGAGGTCGTGGACAACTCGGTCGATGAGGCGATGGCGGGTCACGCCACCAAGGTTGAAGTCACCCTGCTGGCCGACGGCAGCGTGCAGGTGCTCGACGACGGCCGCGGCATTCCCGTGGAGATGCACCCCTCCGGTGCGCCGACCGTCCAGGTCGTCATGACCCAGCTGCACGCCGGCGGCAAGTTCGACTCGGATTCCTACGCGGTCTCCGGCGGCCTGCACGGCGTGGGTATCTCCGTGGTCAACGCCCTGTCGACCCGCGTCGAGGCCGACATCAAGCGCGACGGCAAGCACTGGATCCAGAACTTCAACAACTCCGTCCCGGAGGAGCTGGTCGAAGGCGGTAACGCCCGCGGCACCGGCACGACGATCCGGTTCTGGCCGGACGCCGAGATCTTCGAGACCGTTTCCTTCGACTACGACACGATCTCGCGCCGCCTGCAGGAGATGGCGTTCCTCAACAAGGGCCTGACCATCACCCTCAAGGATGAGCGGGTCAGCGACACCGAGCTCGAGCTGGAGGCGCTGGCCGAAGCGGGCGACACCGCCCCGTCCATCGACGGTTCCTCCTTCGACGACAGCGATATCGAGGAGGCCGAGGCACCCGCCGGCGAGGCTCCGAAGCCGCCGAAGAAGCGTGAGAAAAAGGTCGTCTACCACTACCCGGACGGCCTGGTGGACTACGTCAACCACCTGAACAAGGGAAAGACCCCCATCCACCCGTCCATCGTGGGCTTCGACACCAAGGGTGCGGACCACGAGGTCGAGATCGCCATGCAGTGGAACTCGGGTTACAAGGAGTCGGTGCACACCTTCGCCAACACCATCAACACCCATGAGGGCGGCACGCACGAGGAGGGTTTCCGTTCGGCGCTGACCTCGTTGATGAACAAGTACGCCCTGGCGCACAAGCTGGTCAAGGAGAAGGACCCGAAGCTCACGGGCGAGGACTGCCGCGAGGGTCTCGCCGCGGTCGTGTCCGTGCGTGTGGCGGAGCCGCAGTTCGAGGGCCAGACCAAGACGAAGCTGGGCAACACGGAGATCCGTTCCTACGTCCAGCGCATGGTCAACGAGCATGTGGCCTTTTGGTTCGACGCCAACCCGGCGGAGGCCAAGGCCATCGTGAACAAGGCGGTGTCCTCGTCCCAGGCGCGTGTGGCGGCGCGCAAGGCACGCGAGCTGGTGCGCCGCAAGTCCGCGACCGACCTGGGCGGGCTGCCGGGCAAGCTGGCGGACTGCCGCTCCAAGGATCCGGTGGCCTCCGAGCTCTACATCGTGGAGGGCGACTCGGCCGGTGGTTCGGCGAAGGCCGGCCGCGACTCCATGTACCAGGCGATCCTTCCGCTGCGCGGCAAGATCCTCAACGTGGAGAAGGCGCGCCTCGACCGGGTGCTGAAGAACGCCGAGGTCCAGGCCATCATCACGGCCCTGGGCACCGGGATCAACGAGGAGTTCGACATCTCGAAGCTCCGCTACCACAAGATCGTCCTCATGGCGGACGCGGACGTCGACGGCCAGCACATCGCCACCCTGCTGCTGACGCTGCTGTTCCGCTTCATGCCGGACCTCATCGCCGAGGGCCATGTCTTCCTGGCGAACCCGCCGCTGTACAAGCTGAAGTGGTCCAAGGGCGAGCCGGGCTTCGCGTTCTCCGACCCGGAGCGCGACAAGTTGATCGCGGAGGGCCTGGCGGCCGGCCGCAAGATCAACACCAACGACGGCATCCAGCGTTACAAGGGCCTGGGCGAGATGAACCCGAACGAGCTGTGGGAGACCACCCTCGACCCGACGGAGCGCATCCTGCGCCGCGTCGACCTCGAGGATGCGCAGCGCGCTGACGAGCTCTTCTCCATCCTCATGGGCGATGATGTCGCGGCCCGCCGCTCCTTCATCACCCGCAAGGCGAAGGACGTCCGCTTCCTGGACGTGTAA
- a CDS encoding metallophosphoesterase family protein — MATVRLLAFADLHLGKKKSPGVQWAYESLAGAAIRPDAIVFTGDLLDKKKATEADLADGIALFRHITRDLTLPLVHVWGNHDVGSGMIPRFPDLPGVHRPRGDGIEEIRVPGVPLLFHAANVVADPDPRDLLKDLPRVNEPGHVGVLHTEVEGQYTKNPCLPTTQEHLLSRGYGACLLGHVHSPVVLNDDPWIGWIGMGEMLEIDIPALG, encoded by the coding sequence ATGGCTACGGTCCGCCTCCTCGCTTTCGCCGACCTGCACCTGGGGAAAAAGAAGTCCCCCGGGGTGCAGTGGGCCTACGAATCCCTGGCCGGGGCCGCCATCCGCCCTGACGCCATCGTGTTCACCGGGGACCTGCTGGACAAGAAGAAAGCCACGGAGGCGGACCTGGCGGACGGCATAGCCCTGTTCCGCCACATCACCCGCGACCTCACCCTGCCCCTGGTTCACGTGTGGGGCAACCACGACGTCGGCTCCGGGATGATCCCCCGCTTCCCCGACCTCCCCGGCGTCCACCGCCCGCGCGGCGACGGGATCGAGGAGATCCGGGTGCCGGGCGTGCCCCTGCTGTTCCACGCCGCCAACGTCGTCGCCGACCCGGACCCGCGGGACCTGCTCAAGGACCTGCCCCGGGTCAACGAACCCGGCCACGTGGGGGTGCTGCACACCGAGGTCGAGGGCCAGTACACCAAGAACCCCTGCCTGCCCACCACCCAGGAACACCTCCTGTCCCGCGGCTACGGGGCGTGCCTGCTGGGCCACGTCCACTCCCCCGTCGTGCTCAACGACGACCCGTGGATCGGCTGGATCGGCATGGGCGAGATGCTGGAAATAGATATCCCCGCGCTGGGGTGA
- a CDS encoding DUF6918 family protein, with translation MTDLSLLLTDDKRPAVLADLAAFADATVAKQSGLSGTAMKGAVAAAKKIDGDIVSKGLNRMLPDVLGDLQPHWQAFRNEGGSDFGAFLAGRSSQVVDSLMAIADRNAESITVAPLAKAYNALRGKAAKVIEPEIPEFGRILQKHMP, from the coding sequence ATGACTGATCTCTCCCTGCTCCTGACCGACGACAAACGTCCCGCCGTGCTGGCGGACCTGGCCGCGTTCGCGGACGCGACCGTCGCCAAGCAGTCCGGCCTCAGCGGCACCGCCATGAAGGGCGCCGTGGCGGCCGCCAAGAAGATCGACGGCGACATCGTGTCCAAGGGCCTCAACCGGATGCTCCCGGATGTGCTCGGCGACCTCCAGCCGCACTGGCAGGCCTTCCGGAACGAGGGCGGAAGCGACTTCGGCGCCTTCCTCGCCGGCCGTAGCAGCCAGGTCGTGGACTCCCTCATGGCGATCGCGGACCGCAACGCCGAGTCCATCACCGTCGCCCCGCTGGCCAAGGCCTACAACGCCCTGCGCGGTAAGGCCGCCAAGGTCATCGAGCCGGAGATCCCCGAGTTCGGCCGCATCCTGCAGAAGCACATGCCCTAG
- a CDS encoding LPXTG cell wall anchor domain-containing protein, translated as MLNANCFLDESTPPTTETSTTETSTTETSTTETSTTETSTTSSPPTTEPTEVSSLGGSAALGLSGLGSAALGSAALSSGSSQGSSDGPAPGDGSADLSSGSSDDTPPTEDSSLGGSAALGLSGLGSAALGSAALSSGSSQGSSDGPAPGDGSADLSSGSSDDTPPTEDSSLGGSAALGLSGLAGSALLSSGSSDGSSNDQAPAPTTTPAAPAAPGAPAAPAVPGTPGQGGKGDFVDHKAMAQQQAENAKQYAPAKQQAAPAKAAPAAQQQAAAPAQAAQQKQLANTGVEGTMIALAVGLIAAAAGAGLLVLRRRSA; from the coding sequence ATGCTGAACGCGAACTGCTTCCTCGATGAGAGCACACCGCCGACCACCGAAACCAGCACCACCGAAACCAGCACCACCGAAACCAGCACCACCGAAACCAGCACCACCGAAACCAGCACCACCTCCAGTCCCCCAACCACAGAGCCCACCGAGGTCTCCTCCCTCGGCGGCTCCGCTGCACTGGGCCTGTCCGGCCTCGGTTCTGCCGCTCTTGGTTCTGCGGCCCTGAGCTCCGGCTCCTCCCAGGGATCCTCCGACGGCCCGGCGCCGGGCGACGGCTCCGCTGACCTCTCCTCCGGTTCCTCCGACGACACCCCGCCCACCGAGGACTCCTCCCTCGGCGGCTCTGCCGCACTCGGCCTGTCCGGCCTCGGTTCTGCCGCTCTTGGTTCTGCGGCCCTGAGCTCCGGCTCCTCCCAGGGATCCTCCGACGGCCCGGCGCCGGGCGACGGCTCCGCTGACCTCTCCTCCGGTTCCTCCGACGACACCCCGCCCACCGAGGACTCCTCCCTCGGCGGCTCTGCCGCACTCGGCCTGTCCGGCCTCGCCGGGTCCGCCCTCCTGAGCTCCGGCTCCTCCGACGGCTCCTCGAACGACCAGGCTCCGGCCCCGACCACCACCCCGGCTGCTCCGGCAGCACCCGGAGCCCCGGCTGCTCCCGCAGTGCCGGGCACCCCGGGCCAGGGCGGAAAGGGTGACTTCGTCGATCACAAGGCCATGGCTCAGCAGCAGGCCGAGAACGCCAAGCAGTACGCACCGGCAAAGCAGCAGGCCGCCCCGGCCAAGGCTGCACCGGCTGCTCAGCAGCAGGCCGCCGCTCCGGCCCAGGCCGCACAGCAGAAGCAGCTGGCCAACACCGGCGTTGAGGGCACCATGATCGCCCTCGCCGTCGGCCTCATCGCCGCCGCCGCAGGCGCCGGCCTCCTGGTTCTGCGCCGCCGCTCCGCCTAA
- the gyrA gene encoding DNA gyrase subunit A — protein MSDDTPTGGGDLFDRIQPIDINEEMQTSYIDYAMSVIVGRALPEVRDGMKPVHRRIMYAMFDNGYRPERGYVKSARPVAETMGNYHPHGDVAIYDTLVRLAQPWNMRYPLVDGQGNFGSRGNDGPAAMRYTECKMSPLAMEMVRDIRENTVDFSPNYDGKTREPDVLPARVPNLLMNGSGGIAVGMATNIPPHNLNELADAIYWLLENPDADEKEALDACMGFVKGPDFPTAGLIIGDQGIHDAYTTGRGSIRMRGVTEIEEVGNRQTIVITELPYQVNPDNLIANIAEQVSNAKLAGISKIEDESSDRVGLRIVITLKRDAVPRVVLNNLYKHSQLQANFGANMLSIVDGVPRTLRLDQMLRYYVAHQIQVIVRRTQFRLDEKEERAHILRGLVKALDMLDEVIALIRRSPTVEEARSGLMSLLDIDEVQADHVLAMQLRRLAALERQKIVDELAEVELIIEDLKDILAKPERQRTIVRDELAEIVEKYGDERRSRIVAATGDVSEEDLIARENVVVTITSTGYAKRTKVDAYKSQKRGGKGVRGAELKQDDIVRHFFVSSTHDWILFFTNFGRVYRLKAYELPEASRTARGQHVANLLEFQPEERIAQVIQIQTYEDAPYLVLATAQGRVKKSRLTDYESARSAGLIAINLNEDDRLIGAALVNEGDDILLVSQFGQSIRFTADDEQLRPMGRATAGVKGMRFRGDDQLLAMSVVRDGEFLLVATSGGYGKRTAINEYSTQGRGGLGVVTFKYTPKRGRLIGAVAVDEDDEIFAITSAGGVIRTVVNQIRPSSRATMGVRLVNLEDGVELLAIDKNVEEEGEEAAEAVAKGDIDGPAERAQKKGQE, from the coding sequence ATGAGCGACGACACCCCCACCGGTGGAGGAGACCTCTTCGACCGCATCCAACCCATTGACATCAATGAGGAGATGCAGACCAGCTACATCGACTACGCGATGTCCGTCATCGTGGGTCGTGCGCTGCCAGAGGTGCGCGACGGCATGAAGCCGGTCCACCGGCGCATCATGTACGCGATGTTCGACAACGGCTACCGGCCGGAGCGCGGTTATGTGAAGTCCGCCCGCCCCGTCGCCGAGACCATGGGCAACTACCACCCGCACGGCGACGTGGCCATCTACGACACCCTCGTTCGCCTGGCCCAGCCGTGGAACATGCGCTATCCGCTGGTCGATGGCCAGGGCAACTTCGGCTCCCGCGGCAACGACGGCCCCGCCGCCATGCGATACACCGAGTGCAAGATGTCGCCGCTGGCCATGGAGATGGTCCGCGACATCCGCGAGAACACCGTCGACTTCTCCCCGAACTACGACGGCAAGACCCGCGAGCCCGACGTCCTGCCGGCGCGCGTGCCCAACCTCCTGATGAACGGCTCCGGCGGCATCGCCGTGGGCATGGCGACCAACATCCCGCCGCACAACCTCAACGAGCTGGCCGACGCCATCTACTGGCTCCTGGAGAACCCCGACGCGGACGAGAAAGAGGCCCTCGACGCATGCATGGGCTTCGTCAAGGGCCCCGATTTTCCCACCGCCGGCCTCATCATCGGCGACCAGGGCATCCACGACGCCTACACCACCGGCCGCGGGTCCATCCGCATGCGCGGCGTCACCGAGATCGAGGAGGTGGGCAACCGGCAGACCATCGTCATCACCGAGCTGCCCTACCAGGTCAACCCGGACAACCTCATCGCCAACATCGCCGAGCAGGTCTCCAACGCCAAGCTGGCCGGCATCTCCAAGATCGAGGACGAGTCCTCGGACCGCGTCGGCCTGCGCATCGTCATCACCCTCAAGCGCGACGCCGTGCCGCGTGTGGTCCTGAACAACCTGTACAAGCACTCCCAGCTGCAGGCCAACTTCGGCGCGAACATGCTCTCCATCGTCGACGGCGTCCCGCGCACTCTGCGCCTGGACCAGATGCTGCGCTACTACGTGGCCCACCAGATCCAGGTCATCGTCCGGCGTACCCAGTTCCGCCTCGATGAGAAGGAGGAGCGCGCCCACATCCTCCGCGGCCTGGTCAAGGCCCTCGACATGCTCGACGAGGTCATCGCCCTCATCCGTCGTTCGCCCACCGTGGAGGAGGCCCGTTCCGGCCTCATGTCGCTACTCGACATCGACGAAGTTCAGGCCGACCACGTCCTGGCCATGCAGCTGCGCCGCCTGGCGGCCCTGGAGCGCCAGAAGATCGTCGACGAACTCGCCGAGGTTGAGCTCATCATCGAGGACCTCAAGGACATCCTGGCCAAGCCGGAACGCCAGCGCACCATCGTCCGCGACGAGCTCGCCGAAATCGTGGAGAAGTACGGCGACGAGCGCCGCTCGCGGATTGTCGCCGCCACCGGCGACGTGTCCGAGGAGGACCTCATCGCCCGCGAGAACGTGGTGGTCACCATCACCTCCACCGGCTACGCCAAGCGCACCAAGGTCGACGCCTACAAGTCGCAGAAACGCGGCGGCAAGGGCGTGCGCGGAGCAGAGCTGAAGCAGGACGACATCGTCCGCCACTTCTTCGTCAGCTCCACCCACGACTGGATCCTCTTCTTCACCAACTTCGGCCGCGTCTACCGCCTCAAGGCCTACGAGCTGCCCGAGGCCTCCCGCACCGCCCGCGGCCAGCACGTGGCCAACCTGCTGGAGTTCCAGCCCGAGGAGCGCATCGCCCAGGTCATCCAGATCCAGACCTACGAGGACGCCCCCTACCTGGTGCTGGCCACCGCCCAGGGCCGGGTGAAGAAGTCCCGCCTCACCGACTACGAGTCCGCCCGCTCCGCCGGCCTGATCGCCATCAACCTCAACGAGGACGACCGTCTCATCGGCGCCGCCCTGGTCAACGAGGGCGACGACATCCTGCTGGTCTCCCAGTTCGGCCAGTCCATCCGCTTCACCGCCGACGACGAGCAGCTCCGCCCCATGGGCCGCGCGACTGCCGGCGTGAAGGGCATGCGTTTCCGCGGTGATGACCAGCTGCTCGCCATGAGCGTGGTCCGCGACGGCGAGTTCCTGCTTGTCGCCACCTCCGGCGGCTACGGAAAGCGCACCGCCATCAACGAGTACTCCACCCAGGGCCGCGGCGGCCTGGGCGTGGTCACCTTCAAGTACACCCCCAAGCGCGGACGTCTCATCGGTGCTGTCGCGGTGGATGAGGACGACGAGATCTTCGCCATCACCTCCGCCGGCGGCGTCATCCGCACCGTGGTCAACCAGATCCGGCCCTCCTCCCGCGCCACTATGGGTGTGCGCCTGGTCAACCTCGAGGACGGGGTGGAACTGCTCGCCATCGACAAGAACGTCGAGGAAGAGGGCGAGGAAGCGGCCGAGGCCGTGGCCAAGGGTGACATCGACGGGCCCGCCGAGCGCGCCCAGAAGAAGGGCCAGGAGTAG
- a CDS encoding DUF3566 domain-containing protein: MATRDVSVTRVSPLSAFRVGLAMSLVGLVAWLIAVALLYVGMDAAGIWDQVNSLIGDVGGSQAVSFGLVISFAALLGAISTILTAVLAPLTAVIYNAIVDLFGGLQVRHQEEAE; the protein is encoded by the coding sequence ATGGCAACACGCGACGTCTCAGTGACTCGGGTGTCACCCCTGTCCGCCTTCCGCGTCGGTCTGGCCATGTCCCTGGTGGGTCTCGTGGCCTGGCTCATCGCCGTCGCGCTGCTCTACGTCGGCATGGACGCCGCAGGCATCTGGGACCAGGTGAACTCCCTGATCGGCGATGTCGGCGGTTCCCAGGCGGTGAGCTTCGGGCTCGTCATCTCCTTCGCCGCCCTGCTGGGTGCGATCAGCACGATCCTCACTGCCGTCCTGGCTCCGCTGACCGCGGTGATCTACAACGCCATCGTCGACCTCTTCGGCGGCCTGCAGGTCAGGCACCAGGAGGAGGCGGAGTAG
- a CDS encoding CAP domain-containing protein, producing MKNLKRSAIALAAATVLSAGVVSPASALSSHPALSFLPALPALPAQQSAAPVSGDAAHLEHQTIQRLNDYRASRGLNRLSVDPGLTSQARAWSQRMAAGSSFSHSKGNNVFENIAWNTHAGPDTFFGQWRNSPGHDRNMLQAGVTKVGVGVAYAPDGKAFATMQLAR from the coding sequence ATGAAGAATCTGAAGCGAAGTGCCATCGCCCTGGCCGCCGCCACCGTGCTGTCTGCCGGGGTCGTCTCCCCGGCCAGCGCCCTCTCTTCACACCCTGCCCTGTCGTTCCTGCCCGCCCTGCCAGCCCTCCCTGCGCAGCAGTCCGCGGCGCCCGTGTCCGGCGACGCCGCGCACCTCGAGCACCAGACGATCCAGCGGCTCAACGACTACCGCGCCTCCCGCGGGCTCAACCGGCTGAGCGTCGACCCGGGTCTCACCTCCCAGGCCCGGGCCTGGTCCCAGCGCATGGCCGCTGGCAGCTCTTTCTCGCACAGCAAGGGGAACAACGTGTTCGAGAACATCGCCTGGAACACCCACGCCGGGCCGGACACCTTCTTCGGCCAGTGGAGGAACTCCCCGGGCCACGACCGCAACATGCTCCAGGCAGGGGTGACCAAGGTCGGGGTCGGCGTCGCCTACGCGCCCGACGGCAAGGCCTTCGCCACCATGCAGCTCGCCCGCTGA
- a CDS encoding CueP family metal-binding protein, whose translation MKRTPAAVAGLVLALGLAGCAAADDDTAESFLKSQGLAGMDAVEIVEYLDRIPVSARSAELVASVRHDELVLAAEGQEVVLDLPEDQTYVSVAPYVDETHDCFYHSLTTCRGELAGQPVQVTFTDAATGETLIEEETTTFSNGFAGFWVPSHTTGTIEVTHQGRTGTTEFSTGEDGATCVTDLRLT comes from the coding sequence GTGAAACGCACCCCGGCAGCCGTCGCCGGCCTGGTACTCGCTCTCGGTCTGGCGGGGTGCGCTGCGGCGGACGACGACACGGCGGAGTCATTCCTCAAGTCCCAGGGGCTGGCGGGAATGGACGCGGTGGAGATTGTCGAGTACCTCGACCGGATCCCCGTCTCCGCCCGCTCCGCGGAGCTGGTCGCCTCCGTGCGCCACGATGAGCTGGTGCTGGCGGCCGAGGGGCAGGAGGTCGTGCTGGATCTGCCGGAGGATCAGACCTATGTGTCGGTGGCCCCGTACGTCGACGAGACCCACGACTGCTTCTATCACAGCCTGACCACCTGCCGGGGGGAGTTGGCCGGCCAGCCGGTGCAGGTCACCTTCACCGACGCGGCGACGGGGGAGACGCTGATCGAGGAGGAGACGACCACCTTCAGCAACGGCTTCGCCGGTTTCTGGGTGCCCAGCCACACCACCGGCACCATCGAGGTGACCCACCAGGGGCGCACGGGCACCACGGAATTCTCCACCGGAGAGGACGGCGCGACCTGCGTCACGGACCTCCGTTTGACCTGA